The DNA sequence TCAATTTTAATGAATGCATGAGGCCATTTCTCTCTTGTTTCTTTAAATTTTTCTTTAGGTTCTTCAAAAGCCTCTCCAAAAGCAATTAGCATAACATATTTCCCTTTAATTCTACTTAATCTAGCTAATGTAACTTTTCCAGGCTTACAGCAAAAAACTGTTGTACATCCTTGTTGCTTTCCCATATATTCATATTGAAGATCAAGGTCAATATCTTTCCTAGATTTAGCTAATTTTGTAGCTATTGCTCCACAATTAACAAGTCTTAAAACTTTTTTATCTAAATCTACATCATTTACATCAGCAAAAACTACAGGTTCATCACTAAGCATATGAAGCAATTGCATTGTTAAAGCAGCATTTAAATCTCCTTCGCAAGCAGTTACTATTCCCTCATCATTGAGTAAAGCAACTGCTAAACAATATGAAACATAATAATTAAGCATTTCATCTTCACACTTAACTGCTATAAAATCATATCTATCTTCATTTATTATTTTCTTTAATGCATGATAAAGTCTAATAGACTTTCGGATTTTTTCTTCTGGACATAAAATTTTTCCAAAATCTTTTTTAATATTTTCATACGTTTCATTTATAGTTTTTTCATTTACATTTTCAGCTTCCAAGAAAACTCTATATTGATCAACATGTTCAATTTCTATACCAAATAAAGATTTTATTTGAGACATATCAACCATTGTTGTATACATTCCAGATGGTTTTCCACCTATTAATCCAATTTTTTGTTTTCTAAGCCTATTTTTTAACATTGAAGCATAAGCATATGTAATAATTTTATTTAAAGTATCTTCATCTTCAGGAGAACCATAAATGAATTTATGTTTTATTCCAATTTCATCAAGAGAACCATGTGCTATTCCTGCTCCAGTAAGAGAGAAAGTGGCTGGATCTTTTATACTCCATAATAATATTGGAACATTTGATTCTAAAGCTGCATTAACAATCATTGGAACATATATCCATGTTCCAATCAAATAAATTATACAATCTACTCCTTTTGAAATGAATTCTTTTGTAGTTTTTAAAGAATCTTCAATATTATAAACAAGCTCTTCTTTATAAATAACATCGATATTTTTTTCTTTAATTTTTTCAATAGCAATTTTATTCCATTTAATAGCTAAATCTACCCTTTCTCTAGGAAGAGATAAAGTCATTAAACCAATTTTAGGTTTCAATCTATTTTCACCAATAAAGAATTTTTTTATAAAGAATATAAAATTTGCTAAATTAAAATTTTTAAATTTTTATTTTATAATATTTATATAGCAATGATGATAAATAAGGGGCGGGGAATGAAAAATAAATGATTTAAACTCCTCTCAACTGAGCAAAATTTAAATTATTAATGTTTTTAAAAAAAGGAAATAAGTGAATATTTAATGGGAAAAAATATTAAAAATATCTATTTTCCATTATTAATTGCCGTAATAGCAATATCTTCTTCTTCAATATTTATTAGATTAAGTAATGCTCCATCATTAATTATCGCAGCATATAGGCTTGGAATAGCTTCAATAATCCTTTTCCCATTTATGATTTATTATAATTCAAACATTTCTAAAAAATATTCTAAAGAAGATTTATTAAAAATATTTTTTATTAGTTTTTTTCTATCAATACATTTTGCATCATGGATAACATCTTTAAATTATACTTCTATTGCAAATTCTGTAATAATTGTTAATACTTCACCAATATTTGTTGCAATTTTCTCACATTATATCTTAAAGGAAAAAATAAATTATAATACTATTATAGGGATTATAGTAGCACTTATTGGAACAATAATTATAGCTATTGGAGATTATGGAATTAATAGAAGCAATTTATTAGGAGACATTTATGCATTAATAGGAGCAATAGCTCTTTCAATATATATCATAGGTGGGAGAGATATAAGAAAAAGAATGAATTTATATTTATATGTTACACCAGTTTATGCTATATCTGCAATATTTTTAATAATAGCTTGTATATTTTTAAAAATACAATTATATCCTTATCCATTAAGAGAATATTTCATTTTCTTTTTACTTGCAATAATTCCAACAATTTTTGGACATACAATTTATAATTGGATTTTAAAGAATGTTAAAGCAACAATAGTAGCTATAAGTTTATTAGGTGAACCAATTGGATCAACAATATTAGCAATAATAATATTTAATGAAATACCTGGATTTTTAACTTTTGTAGGTGGTCCAATAACTTTAATTGGAATATATATTGCTATGAGAAAAATTTATTAAATTTTAAATTATAATTGATGATTAGAAAATGATTGAAAAGGTACGTATAATAAATCTTGTTGATGATTCTGTTGATATGGAGCATCCAAATATTTTAGCAAAACATGGATTAGCTTTATTTATAGAAATAGATTTTAATGAAAAAGAGAAAATAAATATTTTAATGGATACTGGCCCTTCTCCAGATATAATTTTACATAATGCAAAAGAATTAAATATTGATTTAAAGAAAATAAACATAATCGTAATTAGTCATGCACATTATGATCATACTGGTGGATTAATAGAAATTTTAAAACAAATAAATAAAAGAATATTGATTATAATGCATCCTAATTGCTTAGATTTAAAATTTGCTGAAAAACCTTATTTAAGATACATAGGTATTCCATTTAAAATTTCAGAAATAGAAGAAGCAGGTGGAATACTATTATTATCTCGTAAGCCAGTAAAAATAACTCCTGAAATAATCGTAAGTGGTGAAATAGAAAGGATTAATGAATATGAAAAAGTAGAAGATTTTTTAACTTTAAAAAATTATGAAATTATTAAAGATAATCTTTTAGAAGATCAAGCACTTTTTCTTAAAATTAATAATAAAGGATTATTAATTATTACAGGTTGTGCACATTCTGGAATAATTAATACAATTGAATATGCTAAAAAAATTACTGGTTTAAATAAAATATATGCAATTTTAGGGGGGCTTCATTTAATAAATGCTAATGAAGAAAGATTAAAAGTAACAATTAATGAAATTGAAAAAATAAATCCTGAAAAAATTTTTCCTTGTCATTGTACTGGACAAAAGGCAATAGTAGAATTCATTAAAAATTTTAAAAATAAATGCATTCCAATTCAAGCAGGACAAAGCATCGAATTATAATATAAAAGATTTATTTACTTTTTGTATAGAATGGTATAAAATGGATTATGAAATGTATAAAAAAGCCATTTTATTGATCTTTTATTATATTTCAAATTAATAAGTTTACCCATTTGATATTTTATCATTATTTAAATTCTGTTATTACTTTCTCAGCAAATATCTCTGCTCCATTAGTTTTTAGAAAAATAAGTATGATAGAAAAAGTGAATTCATTATTTCTTTATTAGAATTGATATAAAACATTAAGTTAACTTAAAAAATCAAAGAGGGGGGAGAAATCTATTGTTTAATTGCTTCAATTAGTCTTTGTTGTTTTCTTTTTATCGAAAAATTAATGAATTTGTAGAAATTTAATAGACTATTCGTTCTAATATAAAGGTAATAGAAGTCTTTAGTAGTTTTGGTTATTCTTCCATTTGGAAAATGTTTAACTTCACCACTTTTTCTCTCCAAATGTGGCCCAGTAGTATTGATATTAAAGTATTTCTCCAATAAAAATTTGGCATAATTTAGTAATTCTTTATCGG is a window from the Nitrososphaerota archaeon genome containing:
- a CDS encoding L-fucose/L-arabinose isomerase family protein is translated as MKPKIGLMTLSLPRERVDLAIKWNKIAIEKIKEKNIDVIYKEELVYNIEDSLKTTKEFISKGVDCIIYLIGTWIYVPMIVNAALESNVPILLWSIKDPATFSLTGAGIAHGSLDEIGIKHKFIYGSPEDEDTLNKIITYAYASMLKNRLRKQKIGLIGGKPSGMYTTMVDMSQIKSLFGIEIEHVDQYRVFLEAENVNEKTINETYENIKKDFGKILCPEEKIRKSIRLYHALKKIINEDRYDFIAVKCEDEMLNYYVSYCLAVALLNDEGIVTACEGDLNAALTMQLLHMLSDEPVVFADVNDVDLDKKVLRLVNCGAIATKLAKSRKDIDLDLQYEYMGKQQGCTTVFCCKPGKVTLARLSRIKGKYVMLIAFGEAFEEPKEKFKETREKWPHAFIKIDGDIEKLLENIRSNHMHMVYGDYKDILIEFCKLMDIEPIII
- a CDS encoding DMT family transporter, producing MGKNIKNIYFPLLIAVIAISSSSIFIRLSNAPSLIIAAYRLGIASIILFPFMIYYNSNISKKYSKEDLLKIFFISFFLSIHFASWITSLNYTSIANSVIIVNTSPIFVAIFSHYILKEKINYNTIIGIIVALIGTIIIAIGDYGINRSNLLGDIYALIGAIALSIYIIGGRDIRKRMNLYLYVTPVYAISAIFLIIACIFLKIQLYPYPLREYFIFFLLAIIPTIFGHTIYNWILKNVKATIVAISLLGEPIGSTILAIIIFNEIPGFLTFVGGPITLIGIYIAMRKIY
- a CDS encoding MBL fold metallo-hydrolase: MIEKVRIINLVDDSVDMEHPNILAKHGLALFIEIDFNEKEKINILMDTGPSPDIILHNAKELNIDLKKINIIVISHAHYDHTGGLIEILKQINKRILIIMHPNCLDLKFAEKPYLRYIGIPFKISEIEEAGGILLLSRKPVKITPEIIVSGEIERINEYEKVEDFLTLKNYEIIKDNLLEDQALFLKINNKGLLIITGCAHSGIINTIEYAKKITGLNKIYAILGGLHLINANEERLKVTINEIEKINPEKIFPCHCTGQKAIVEFIKNFKNKCIPIQAGQSIEL